A region from the Sandaracinus amylolyticus genome encodes:
- the murI gene encoding glutamate racemase, producing the protein MEKRSAAPIGVFDSGLGGLTVVRAIAEALPGEELVYLGDTARVPYGTRSAHTVIRYARGCGTLLAKHGIKMLVVACNTVSAVALDHLRVELDMPVLGVIEPGARAAVRASKSGRIGVIATAGTVGSGAYPRAVASFETRAEVKQLPAPLLVPLAEEGWLDGEVPTLVVRRYLEDLMRGDLQIDALVLGCTHYPLLSGVIREEAARVAGREIAVVDSGVAAAGELDETLRARGLLREGASGGLKLMVTDRPGRFAEVAARFLGRDLDGLEVEQVDL; encoded by the coding sequence ATGGAGAAGCGGAGCGCAGCGCCGATCGGCGTGTTCGACTCGGGGCTCGGAGGTCTCACGGTGGTCCGCGCGATCGCGGAGGCGCTGCCGGGCGAAGAGCTCGTCTACCTCGGGGACACCGCGCGCGTGCCCTACGGGACGCGCAGCGCGCACACCGTGATCCGCTACGCGCGGGGCTGCGGCACGCTGCTCGCGAAGCACGGGATCAAGATGCTCGTCGTCGCGTGCAACACGGTGAGCGCGGTCGCGCTCGACCACCTGCGCGTCGAGCTCGACATGCCGGTGCTCGGCGTGATCGAGCCCGGCGCGCGCGCCGCGGTGCGCGCATCGAAGAGCGGGCGCATCGGCGTGATCGCGACCGCGGGCACCGTCGGCAGCGGCGCGTATCCGCGCGCGGTCGCGAGCTTCGAGACGCGCGCCGAGGTGAAGCAGCTCCCGGCGCCGCTGCTCGTGCCGCTCGCGGAAGAAGGATGGCTCGACGGAGAGGTGCCGACGCTCGTGGTGCGCCGCTACCTCGAGGACCTCATGCGCGGCGATCTGCAGATCGACGCGCTCGTCCTCGGGTGCACGCACTATCCGCTGCTGAGCGGCGTCATCCGCGAAGAGGCGGCGCGCGTCGCGGGTCGCGAGATCGCGGTCGTCGACAGCGGTGTCGCCGCGGCGGGTGAGCTCGACGAGACGCTGCGCGCGCGCGGCCTCTTGCGCGAGGGCGCGAGCGGCGGTCTGAAGCTGATGGTCACCGATCGCCCGGGCCGCTTCGCGGAGGTCGCCGCGCGCTTCCTCGGGCGCGATCTCGACGGCCTCGAGGTCGAGCAGGTCGACCTGTAG
- a CDS encoding NTP/NDP exchange transporter, with product MHRDTDSTRASERRGSSLSARLLAPFASVRADEAPTVLLMAAQAFVLLTVYYLLKPVRESWILPGGAELKTYAAAVQAIALVGVAKGYDVLARRVRRDRLVAIATTIAIVCLVSFHAASRAGLDVGLAFYLWLGAFQLLLIAQFWSFASDLYTPEQGRRLFAVLGAGAAIGSVCGAQIARVVMRVVDTPSTLLLAAAALLLAVPVLTSIAHRRHAPARRARDAAAPALVAVPEPVDRGVVARVLGDPYLRLVALFTVLLNAIATLGEYALDRSLLDAAAVAVAHHESPSVEQYVGAFKADYYSAINAVVLVLQLFAVSRVLTAYGERAALAIMPVFVVLGAIVTLGASMVLPMLVVLATTRVVENGLMHSVQSTARQTLFLVATRDGRWSGKAFIDTVTWRAGDVLGAIAVATLAWCDAGTSAVIALVGVLGVTWLLVVAALGREHRARVALARG from the coding sequence TTGCACCGCGACACCGACTCCACGCGCGCGAGCGAACGCCGAGGAAGCAGCCTCTCGGCGCGTCTGCTCGCGCCGTTCGCGTCGGTGCGCGCCGACGAAGCGCCCACGGTGCTCCTGATGGCGGCGCAGGCGTTCGTCCTGCTCACCGTCTACTACCTGCTGAAGCCGGTGCGCGAGTCGTGGATCCTCCCCGGCGGCGCCGAGCTCAAGACGTACGCCGCGGCGGTGCAGGCGATCGCGCTCGTCGGGGTCGCGAAGGGCTACGACGTGCTCGCGCGCCGGGTGCGTCGCGATCGGCTGGTCGCGATCGCGACGACGATCGCGATCGTGTGCCTCGTGTCGTTCCACGCCGCGTCGCGGGCGGGGCTCGACGTGGGGCTCGCGTTCTATCTCTGGCTCGGCGCGTTCCAGCTGCTGCTGATCGCGCAGTTCTGGTCGTTCGCGAGCGATCTCTACACGCCCGAGCAGGGTCGCCGGCTCTTCGCGGTGCTGGGGGCGGGCGCGGCGATCGGCTCGGTGTGCGGCGCGCAGATCGCGCGCGTGGTGATGCGCGTCGTGGACACGCCGTCGACGCTCTTGCTCGCGGCCGCCGCGCTCTTGCTCGCAGTGCCGGTGCTGACGTCGATCGCGCATCGCCGTCACGCGCCCGCGCGCCGTGCCCGCGATGCTGCGGCGCCTGCGCTCGTCGCGGTGCCCGAGCCGGTCGATCGCGGCGTGGTCGCGCGGGTGCTCGGTGATCCGTATCTGCGCCTCGTCGCGCTGTTCACGGTGCTGCTCAACGCGATCGCGACGCTCGGCGAGTACGCGCTCGATCGCTCGCTGCTCGACGCCGCCGCGGTCGCGGTCGCGCACCACGAGTCGCCGAGCGTCGAGCAGTACGTCGGCGCGTTCAAGGCGGACTACTACTCGGCGATCAACGCGGTCGTGCTCGTGCTGCAGCTGTTCGCGGTGTCGCGGGTGCTGACGGCGTACGGCGAGCGGGCGGCGCTCGCGATCATGCCGGTGTTCGTGGTGCTCGGCGCGATCGTCACGCTCGGCGCGTCGATGGTGCTCCCGATGCTCGTGGTGCTCGCGACCACGCGCGTCGTCGAGAACGGCCTGATGCACTCGGTGCAGAGCACGGCGCGACAGACGCTCTTCTTGGTCGCGACGCGCGACGGACGCTGGAGCGGCAAGGCGTTCATCGACACGGTGACGTGGCGCGCCGGGGACGTGCTCGGCGCGATCGCCGTCGCGACGCTCGCGTGGTGCGACGCGGGGACCAGCGCGGTGATCGCGCTCGTCGGCGTGCTCGGCGTGACGTGGTTGCTCGTCGTCGCGGCGCTGGGCCGAGAGCACCGCGCCCGCGTCGCGCTCGCGCGCGGGTGA
- a CDS encoding PEGA domain-containing protein, with protein MFRAVRVASSILALLAIATTARAQDDVLLPSEEAGLDDEGPARLAPPIAPRVAVVLLPGGPDVDPAMTDALTELLIAGVAARGEGFQIVGKEELQAQLERDDAETARCIESAACLGRVGALLDVREIIAGTLALRADASGAPAWAFDLHRIDVRDGEQLGRVFREVSGDLDALLRALEESIPELYARRVQPGRLVVRATVQGAAVTLDGAAIGVFDGAPLRRETVEPGTHLLRVEAAGFRAFERSVEVEEGATLMIDAVLERAGSWTPSPLVWVGGAIALASATAGIAFGVASQAEPSDDVSMRDVVEQFYPARDAEAIAANVLFGIAGAGAVAVAVGLAMSGIDDAPRERASAWVAPVEGGAAAGVAGRF; from the coding sequence ATGTTCCGGGCCGTGCGCGTCGCGTCGTCGATCCTCGCCCTGCTGGCGATCGCGACGACCGCGCGTGCACAGGACGACGTGCTCCTGCCCTCGGAGGAAGCCGGCCTCGACGACGAGGGGCCGGCGCGGCTCGCGCCGCCGATCGCGCCGCGCGTCGCGGTCGTGCTGCTGCCCGGCGGGCCCGACGTCGATCCCGCGATGACCGACGCGCTCACCGAGCTCCTGATCGCCGGGGTCGCGGCGCGCGGCGAGGGGTTCCAGATCGTCGGCAAGGAAGAGCTCCAGGCGCAGCTCGAGCGCGACGACGCCGAGACGGCGCGCTGCATCGAGAGCGCCGCGTGCCTCGGGCGCGTGGGCGCGCTGCTCGACGTGCGCGAGATCATCGCGGGCACGCTCGCGCTCCGCGCCGACGCGAGCGGCGCGCCGGCGTGGGCGTTCGATCTCCACCGCATCGACGTGCGCGACGGAGAGCAGCTCGGGCGCGTGTTCCGCGAGGTGAGCGGCGATCTCGACGCGCTCCTCCGTGCGCTCGAGGAGTCGATCCCCGAGCTCTACGCGCGGCGCGTGCAGCCAGGACGGCTCGTGGTGCGCGCGACGGTGCAGGGTGCCGCGGTGACGCTCGACGGCGCGGCCATCGGCGTGTTCGACGGCGCGCCGCTGCGGCGCGAGACCGTCGAGCCGGGCACGCACCTCTTGCGCGTCGAGGCCGCGGGCTTCCGGGCGTTCGAGCGCTCGGTCGAGGTCGAAGAAGGCGCGACGCTGATGATCGACGCCGTGCTCGAGCGCGCCGGAAGCTGGACGCCCTCGCCGCTGGTCTGGGTCGGCGGCGCGATCGCGCTCGCGTCGGCGACCGCGGGCATCGCGTTCGGCGTCGCGTCGCAGGCGGAGCCGAGCGACGACGTGTCGATGCGCGACGTGGTCGAGCAGTTCTATCCGGCGCGCGACGCCGAGGCGATCGCGGCGAACGTGCTCTTCGGGATCGCGGGCGCAGGCGCGGTCGCGGTCGCGGTCGGGCTCGCGATGTCGGGGATCGACGACGCGCCGCGCGAGCGCGCGAGCGCGTGGGTCGCGCCGGTCGAGGGCGGTGCCGCCGCGGGCGTCGCGGGACGGTTCTGA
- a CDS encoding oligosaccharide flippase family protein: MSHDERRARRAAVIALGGYAASKVLVFISSPLLSYLIAPDVRGLVELVNPVVIGIELVSDLGIGPAIIQSQLGSDRTFLGVAWTIQAVRGAILSLVVCALAWPYAELTGHPELAHILPIAGLAALGSGLLSTKIFTTSRELAIGRLTAVELGAQIVGFVVKMVWAYYSPTAWSLVGGGLAIIFTKLVLSHALLPGALDRPRWDPAIARELARFGRWVLASTLLTFLTGHADRWIFGALIPLGMLGLFGNAAVIAALPVEVVGQLASRVVFPLYARVLQSGGELAPVFQRARRPLLVIGGWAIAGLVAGAPTAMRLLWDEDWWGSGWMIQILVFASWFRLCETTNGAALLARGEPRWLAAGSLAKLIAMCVAIPIGYAMGGFLGALVAYASTEVVRYAVSVWAVSRIGLQGGLREDLAGTLMIAATGIGGWQIAELARAWGVPVIAEAALVAVVVTLAWAPLAMPAVISMLRERRARTAMAPARA, encoded by the coding sequence GTGTCCCACGACGAGCGCCGCGCGCGGCGCGCCGCCGTGATCGCGCTCGGTGGATACGCGGCGAGCAAGGTCCTCGTCTTCATCTCGAGCCCTCTGCTCTCGTACCTGATCGCGCCCGACGTGCGCGGGCTCGTCGAGCTCGTGAACCCGGTGGTGATCGGCATCGAGCTCGTGAGCGATCTCGGGATCGGTCCCGCGATCATCCAGAGCCAGCTCGGTTCCGATCGCACGTTCCTCGGCGTCGCGTGGACGATCCAGGCGGTGCGCGGCGCGATCCTCTCGCTCGTCGTGTGCGCGCTCGCGTGGCCCTACGCGGAGCTCACCGGACACCCCGAGCTCGCGCACATCCTGCCGATCGCCGGGCTCGCCGCGCTCGGCAGCGGCTTGCTCTCGACGAAGATCTTCACGACCAGCCGCGAGCTCGCGATCGGTCGCCTCACCGCGGTCGAGCTCGGCGCGCAGATCGTCGGGTTCGTCGTGAAGATGGTGTGGGCGTACTACAGCCCGACCGCGTGGTCGCTCGTCGGCGGCGGCCTCGCGATCATCTTCACCAAGCTCGTGCTGAGCCACGCGCTGCTGCCCGGTGCGCTCGATCGTCCGCGGTGGGATCCCGCGATCGCGCGCGAGCTCGCGCGCTTCGGTCGATGGGTGCTCGCGAGCACGCTGCTCACGTTCCTCACCGGCCACGCCGATCGCTGGATCTTCGGCGCGCTCATCCCGCTCGGCATGCTCGGTCTCTTCGGCAACGCCGCGGTGATCGCCGCGCTGCCCGTCGAGGTCGTCGGCCAGCTCGCGTCGCGCGTGGTGTTCCCGCTCTACGCGCGCGTGCTGCAGAGCGGCGGCGAGCTCGCGCCCGTGTTCCAGCGCGCGCGTCGTCCGCTGCTCGTGATCGGCGGCTGGGCGATCGCGGGGCTCGTCGCGGGCGCGCCCACCGCGATGCGTCTCCTCTGGGACGAGGACTGGTGGGGCTCGGGATGGATGATCCAGATCCTCGTCTTCGCGTCGTGGTTCCGACTCTGCGAGACGACGAACGGCGCGGCCCTGCTCGCGCGCGGCGAGCCGCGCTGGCTCGCGGCGGGCTCGCTCGCGAAGCTGATCGCGATGTGCGTCGCGATCCCGATCGGGTACGCGATGGGCGGCTTCCTCGGCGCGCTCGTGGCGTACGCGTCGACCGAGGTCGTGCGGTACGCGGTCTCGGTCTGGGCGGTGTCGCGCATCGGCCTGCAGGGCGGGCTGCGCGAAGACCTCGCGGGCACGCTCATGATCGCCGCCACCGGCATCGGCGGATGGCAGATCGCCGAGCTCGCGCGCGCGTGGGGCGTGCCGGTGATCGCCGAAGCGGCGCTCGTCGCGGTGGTGGTCACGCTCGCGTGGGCACCGCTCGCGATGCCCGCCGTGATCTCGATGCTGCGCGAGCGACGCGCGCGCACGGCGATGGCGCCGGCGCGCGCGTGA
- a CDS encoding PAS domain S-box protein, giving the protein MSDARTLEVLLGDPDAARRAVIAACARELGLRVRTFETLEQMRSEVAAPDVAVVIVGAPEGETRVRAVRATQAGNDLPILAVTSDGVRADSLLESGADDVLRWPSQQPELAWRIRAQLRIYETITALAHKERDAKAMLELTQTLASALDFSDILYTVVRRIAEVVNVDRVSIVLAPEAESRHVGYVVAASDDQGIQNLRIDLEKYPEILEVLRTRQALTIRDASTHPVLEGVRGSVPEGALGALTLLPIVWQEEAMGVLFLRAAQRRGTLEPREVDFCQIVANATAVALRNARIMQTLRDQTQQVNFARFEAERRLRALKRYANLFTSAADGLAAVDPDGQLLFANPRAYEIAGVTEDDVRGRSLLSIIHPGDRKAMVEIWAGVREGHYPQGVDLRLDRKGEVRVVSCAFASLLEGEGAVLFSFRDVTEERETAAELAKTKDFLESLIDASVDAIIASDLKGNILLFNSGAERIYGWTADEVIGKRHVTELYPPGGAQEVMRMIRSPQHGGPGRLESVRFDAADRHGRRIPINLSAAMIYDGRGKPFASVGIFTDLREKLRVEERLMQAQQKLAVTEKQALIAELAGTTAHELNQPLTSVINYAQLLARKLDPAAPEHHYASVIVREGERMAEIVRKIGKITRYETKSYVGAQKILDLDAATGDEAKEGTGR; this is encoded by the coding sequence GTGTCCGACGCGCGTACGCTCGAAGTGCTCCTGGGCGATCCCGACGCTGCGCGTCGTGCCGTCATCGCGGCGTGCGCGCGCGAGCTCGGACTGCGGGTCCGCACGTTCGAGACGCTCGAGCAGATGCGCAGCGAGGTCGCCGCGCCCGACGTCGCGGTCGTGATCGTCGGCGCGCCCGAGGGCGAGACGCGGGTGCGCGCGGTGCGCGCGACCCAGGCGGGCAACGATCTCCCGATCCTCGCCGTCACGTCCGACGGTGTGCGCGCCGACTCGCTGCTCGAGTCGGGCGCCGACGACGTGCTGCGATGGCCCTCGCAGCAGCCCGAGCTCGCGTGGCGGATCCGCGCGCAGCTGCGCATCTACGAGACGATCACCGCGCTCGCGCACAAGGAGCGCGACGCCAAGGCGATGCTCGAGCTCACGCAGACGCTCGCGTCCGCGCTCGACTTCAGCGACATCCTCTACACGGTCGTGCGGCGCATCGCCGAGGTCGTGAACGTCGATCGCGTCTCGATCGTGCTCGCGCCCGAAGCCGAGAGCCGCCACGTCGGCTACGTCGTCGCGGCGAGCGACGATCAGGGCATCCAGAACCTGCGCATCGACCTCGAGAAATACCCCGAGATCCTCGAGGTCCTGCGCACGCGACAGGCGCTCACGATCCGCGACGCGTCGACGCACCCGGTGCTCGAGGGCGTGCGCGGCAGCGTGCCCGAGGGCGCGCTCGGCGCGCTCACGCTGCTCCCGATCGTCTGGCAGGAAGAGGCGATGGGCGTGCTCTTCCTGCGCGCCGCCCAGCGCCGCGGCACGCTCGAGCCGCGCGAGGTCGACTTCTGTCAGATCGTCGCCAACGCGACCGCGGTCGCGCTGCGCAACGCGCGCATCATGCAGACGCTGCGCGATCAGACGCAGCAGGTGAACTTCGCGCGGTTCGAGGCGGAGCGACGCCTGCGCGCGCTCAAGCGCTACGCGAACCTCTTCACGAGCGCGGCGGACGGTCTCGCCGCGGTCGATCCCGACGGCCAGCTCCTCTTCGCGAACCCGCGCGCCTACGAGATCGCGGGGGTGACCGAGGACGACGTGCGCGGTCGCTCGCTGCTCTCGATCATCCATCCCGGAGATCGCAAGGCGATGGTCGAGATCTGGGCGGGCGTGCGCGAGGGGCACTATCCGCAGGGCGTCGATCTCCGCCTCGATCGCAAGGGCGAGGTGCGCGTCGTCTCGTGCGCGTTCGCGTCGCTGCTCGAGGGCGAAGGCGCGGTGCTCTTCTCGTTCCGCGACGTGACCGAGGAGCGCGAGACCGCGGCGGAGCTCGCCAAGACGAAGGACTTCCTCGAGTCGCTGATCGACGCGAGCGTCGACGCGATCATCGCCAGCGATCTGAAGGGCAACATCCTGCTCTTCAACAGCGGCGCCGAGCGCATCTACGGCTGGACCGCGGACGAGGTGATCGGCAAGCGCCACGTCACCGAGCTCTATCCGCCGGGCGGCGCGCAGGAGGTCATGCGCATGATCCGCTCGCCGCAGCACGGAGGGCCGGGTCGCCTCGAGAGCGTGCGCTTCGACGCCGCGGATCGTCACGGCCGTCGCATCCCGATCAACCTCAGCGCGGCGATGATCTACGACGGGCGCGGGAAGCCCTTCGCCTCGGTCGGGATCTTCACGGACCTGCGCGAGAAGCTGCGTGTCGAAGAACGCCTGATGCAGGCGCAGCAGAAGCTCGCGGTCACCGAGAAGCAGGCGCTGATCGCGGAGCTCGCGGGCACGACGGCGCACGAGCTCAACCAGCCCCTCACGAGCGTGATCAACTACGCACAGCTCCTCGCGAGGAAGCTCGATCCGGCGGCGCCGGAGCACCACTACGCGAGCGTGATCGTCCGCGAGGGCGAGCGCATGGCCGAGATCGTCCGGAAGATCGGCAAGATCACGCGCTACGAGACGAAGTCGTACGTGGGGGCGCAGAAGATCCTCGACCTCGACGCCGCGACCGGCGACGAGGCGAAGGAAGGCACGGGGCGGTGA
- a CDS encoding two-component system sensor histidine kinase NtrB translates to MSRRADPHLDPDAEPGSTTRSVTKGSEPITAEVPIDRISGIEQRVIEAGAWTLEEGSGEHRALPTEGRRTLDPPAPERVPSMMLRLSREIGIDRQDDEIVHAFVEAMRDLFPERRFVLRLVGAEGDGVSLFYASGRLSHAGRDPLLLERGAASRHALGDSALARVGVTLSDRYVPFFEAGATGFDVPLADGERVLGILSVEYPAGISVPAWDAPILVPLALELGSKLRSARLLRESSYLRDYLAQVIEHANAPIVVLRRDRGIENVNLATLRVTGGAREGWMGRDFLDFLPPSEHGRATTALEAALRGRPSTDVELRLPRASGGFARVAFNTASITAPDGEIAGVVAIGRDLTEVRDLEEQIIQAEKLATLGQLAAGVVHELNNPLTSISVYAEYLLTKGRRGGAEAGDLEKLSRITEAAARMLRFTRDLVTYARPSSEEPASVSMVDEIDQALVFCEHVITEGNVEIQRDYAAELPTLWAVRGQLHQVFINLVTNACHAIAEHRGAAGGRIVVRVAAEEDETLRVEVEDDGPGIAHEHVEHVFEPFFSTKGEGKGTGLGLSIVRNIVQQHGGTIEVSSRHREERSGTTFRLRFPRRATSR, encoded by the coding sequence ATGTCGAGACGAGCGGATCCGCATCTCGATCCCGATGCCGAGCCCGGCAGCACCACGCGCTCGGTCACGAAGGGCAGCGAGCCGATCACGGCCGAGGTCCCGATCGATCGCATCAGCGGCATCGAGCAGCGCGTGATCGAGGCGGGCGCGTGGACGCTCGAGGAGGGCTCGGGCGAGCACCGCGCGCTGCCCACGGAGGGACGCCGCACGCTCGACCCACCGGCGCCCGAGCGCGTGCCCTCGATGATGCTGCGCCTGTCGCGCGAGATCGGCATCGATCGGCAGGACGACGAGATCGTGCACGCGTTCGTGGAAGCGATGCGCGATCTCTTCCCCGAGCGGCGCTTCGTGCTGCGCCTCGTCGGGGCCGAGGGCGACGGCGTCTCGCTCTTCTACGCGTCGGGTCGGCTCTCGCACGCGGGTCGTGATCCGCTGCTGCTCGAGCGCGGCGCGGCCTCGCGGCACGCGCTCGGCGACAGCGCGCTCGCGCGCGTCGGCGTGACGCTGTCCGATCGCTACGTGCCGTTCTTCGAGGCGGGCGCGACCGGGTTCGACGTGCCGCTCGCGGACGGCGAGCGCGTGCTCGGGATCTTGTCGGTGGAGTACCCCGCGGGCATCTCGGTGCCGGCTTGGGACGCGCCGATCCTCGTGCCGCTCGCGCTCGAGCTCGGGAGCAAGCTGCGCAGCGCGCGCCTGCTGCGCGAGTCGAGCTATCTGCGCGACTATCTCGCGCAGGTGATCGAGCACGCGAACGCGCCGATCGTCGTGCTGCGGCGTGATCGCGGCATCGAGAACGTGAACCTCGCGACGCTGCGCGTCACCGGCGGCGCGCGCGAGGGCTGGATGGGGCGCGACTTCCTCGACTTCCTGCCGCCGAGCGAGCACGGGCGCGCGACGACCGCGCTCGAGGCCGCGCTGCGCGGCCGTCCTTCGACCGACGTGGAGCTCCGGCTGCCGCGCGCGTCCGGCGGGTTCGCGCGCGTCGCGTTCAACACCGCGTCGATCACCGCGCCCGACGGAGAGATCGCGGGCGTGGTCGCGATCGGTCGCGACCTCACCGAGGTGCGTGACCTCGAGGAGCAGATCATCCAGGCCGAGAAGCTCGCGACGCTCGGTCAGCTCGCAGCGGGCGTGGTGCACGAGCTGAACAACCCGCTGACGAGCATCTCGGTGTACGCCGAGTACCTGCTCACGAAGGGTCGTCGCGGCGGCGCCGAGGCGGGCGATCTCGAGAAGCTCTCGCGCATCACCGAGGCCGCGGCGCGCATGCTGCGCTTCACGCGCGACCTCGTGACGTACGCGCGCCCGTCGAGCGAAGAGCCCGCGAGCGTGTCGATGGTCGACGAGATCGATCAAGCGCTCGTGTTCTGCGAGCACGTGATCACCGAAGGAAACGTCGAGATCCAGCGCGACTACGCGGCGGAGCTGCCGACGCTGTGGGCGGTGCGCGGGCAGCTCCACCAGGTGTTCATCAACCTGGTCACGAACGCGTGCCACGCGATCGCGGAGCACCGCGGCGCAGCGGGTGGGCGCATCGTGGTGCGCGTCGCGGCGGAAGAGGACGAGACGCTGCGCGTCGAGGTCGAGGACGACGGACCGGGCATCGCCCACGAGCACGTGGAGCACGTGTTCGAGCCGTTCTTCTCGACGAAGGGCGAGGGCAAGGGCACGGGCCTCGGCCTCTCGATCGTGCGCAACATCGTGCAGCAGCACGGCGGAACCATCGAAGTGTCGAGCCGCCATCGCGAGGAGCGCTCGGGCACGACGTTCCGCCTGCGCTTCCCCCGCCGCGCGACGTCGCGCTGA
- a CDS encoding glycosyltransferase family 2 protein, producing the protein MQHVDLSIVIVSWNTCDMTAACLRALRADRSSLRRQIIVVDNASEDGTADRVAREHPEVELVRNRRNLLYAYANNQGAARARGRYIALLNSDALVRPGALDRLVRFLEANLAYAAASPKLVGSRGEVRRTCARFPTLASALAHSTALGRVPPGRWIVARSRMEDFDHEQSRDVDQPPTSCFVVRRRDWEEIGGFDARMSLYFNDVDLCFRLWQSGRRIRYVADAEVVHEEGGSTRRARRRERNIVWNRDREAYYEKRYGALGRVWARAVLGAATAEIAARIVASRGREAGEQLAALSEQLRDTLGPDAPSITLDQAA; encoded by the coding sequence TTGCAGCACGTCGATCTCTCGATCGTCATCGTGTCGTGGAACACCTGCGACATGACCGCCGCGTGCCTGCGGGCGCTGCGCGCCGATCGCAGCTCGCTACGCCGGCAGATCATCGTCGTGGACAACGCGAGCGAGGACGGGACCGCCGATCGTGTCGCGCGTGAGCACCCCGAGGTGGAGCTCGTGCGCAACCGCCGGAACCTCCTCTATGCGTACGCGAACAACCAGGGCGCGGCGCGCGCTCGCGGGCGCTACATCGCGCTCTTGAACTCGGACGCGCTGGTGCGCCCCGGCGCGCTCGATCGCCTCGTCCGATTCCTCGAAGCGAACCTCGCGTACGCCGCCGCGAGCCCCAAGCTCGTGGGCTCGCGCGGCGAGGTGCGCCGCACCTGCGCGCGTTTCCCGACGCTCGCGAGCGCGCTCGCGCACTCGACCGCGCTGGGGCGTGTGCCTCCGGGGCGCTGGATCGTCGCGCGCAGCCGGATGGAGGACTTCGATCACGAGCAGAGCCGCGACGTCGATCAGCCGCCGACCTCGTGTTTCGTGGTGCGTCGCCGCGACTGGGAGGAGATCGGCGGGTTCGATGCGCGGATGAGCCTCTACTTCAACGACGTGGACCTCTGCTTCCGCCTCTGGCAGAGCGGACGGCGCATCCGCTACGTCGCGGACGCGGAGGTCGTGCACGAGGAGGGCGGCTCGACGCGGCGCGCGCGACGTCGCGAGCGCAACATCGTGTGGAACCGCGATCGCGAGGCGTACTACGAGAAGCGCTACGGCGCGCTCGGCAGGGTCTGGGCGCGCGCGGTGCTCGGCGCCGCGACCGCGGAGATCGCGGCGCGCATCGTCGCGAGCCGAGGTCGCGAGGCGGGCGAGCAGCTCGCCGCGCTGAGCGAGCAGCTCCGCGACACGCTCGGTCCCGACGCGCCGTCGATCACGCTCGATCAGGCGGCGTGA